A stretch of DNA from Cygnus atratus isolate AKBS03 ecotype Queensland, Australia unplaced genomic scaffold, CAtr_DNAZoo_HiC_assembly HiC_scaffold_34, whole genome shotgun sequence:
GGCTGGCCACGCTGTAGTTGAAGGTCTTCAGCTCGTTCTTGGCCAACTTGAGCACCCGCAGCCGGCTGAGGTTGCCGAAGACCTCCAGGGTGAGCGAGTGCAGCCCCACGTTCTCCAGGTCCAGGGTGTGCAGGTTGCCCAGGTTCCTGAAGACACCGTCAGGCAGATCCTGCATCCCGTTGCTGCTGTCGGCCAGCGTCAGGAACTTCAGCTGGCCCAGGTCCTGGAAGACATCGGCAGGGATGGCCAACAGCTTGTTCTGCGACAGCGACAGCGactgcagccccaccagcccctggAAGAAGTGGTGGGGCAGCACCTTCAGCCCGTAGGGCTGCTGCGCCTGCATCTTCAGGTCGTAGAGGCGGCTGAGGTTGCGGAAGGGcggctgctgccgctgccgctgcgTGATGTACTGCAGGTTGTTGGCCTGCAGGTCCAGCACACCCAAGGTGGCCTGCACCGGGGCGAAGACCTCGCTGCGCACCTCCAGCAGCCGGTTGCGGTCCAGGTACAGCTTCCTCAGGATGGGCACCCCCAGCAGCGACCGGGAGGCCAAGTGGCGCAGGTTGTTGCCCCCCAGGTCCAAGGTCTGGAGGCTGGCCAAGCCCCCGAAGACACCGGGGAAGAGGACGGAGACGCGGTTGTTGCGCAGGTTGAGGGTACGCAGGCTGCCGAGGTCAGCGAAGGAGCCGGGGTAGAGGTCGGTCAGGAGGTTGTTGTCCAGCCGCAGCTCCGTCAGGTTGCGAAGCCCCCGCAGAGCCTCCCGGTCCAGCCGGGCCAAGCTGTTGATGTTGAGCTTCAACACCCGCAGGGCCGGGGCGTAGGCGAAGGCTCTGGGCCCGATGGTCAGGATGCGGTTGTAGCGGAAGGAGACATTGTACAAGTGCGGCAGCTCCGTGGCCCCCCGGCAGGAAGGCAGCCGCTGCAGGAGGTTGTGCTCCACTGTCAACACCGCCAGctccccctgctgctccccccgcAGCAAACCGCCCACGCAGCCCACCCACCGCAGCCGGTTGTAGGACAGgtccagctccttcagcacgGGGCAGGAGGCCAGCGTGCCATTCGGCAGCTTCTGCAACCTGTTGTGTTGCAGCTTCAGCCTCCACAAGGCCCGGGGgcccagcagccaccagcacacCTTGTCCACCCCGCCTTCCCCCAGCACCAACCCGGAGAAATCCAGGCTGTGGGGACGGATGTCAGAGACCTCCAGGAGGCGGAAGACGTCCAAGGGGTTGCCGGAGaggtggaggaggctgaggtTATGCAGGCGGAGCGGGATGAAGGCCTCTGCCTGCGAGATGCCATTGTAGGACAGGTCGAGGGTCCGCACGTGCCGCAGGGTGGCCGGGctggcccccagcagcccccccagcgAGTTGTTGCACAGCTGCAGGTTGACCAATGAGGCCGGCAGCGGTGGGCCCGGCCCCAGCGCCGTCAAGTTGTTGCAGCACAGGTCCAAGGcccgcagcctccccaggcCCTTCACCGCCTCCGccactgcccccagccctcccagcctccctccccgcAGCGACAAGCACTGGAGGTTGACCAAGGGCGCCAAGGCCCCTGGGGACACCGAGCTCAGCGGGTTCCTCCGCAGCCACAGCGACGACAGGTTGCCCAAGCCGGCGAAGACGCCGTCAGCCAAGGTGGCCAAGCGGTTGTAGGACAGGTCAAGGGCCAAGAGCTCCCCGAGGCCATCGAAGGCGCCGGGGGCGAGGCTCTGCAGGCGGTTGTAGGCCAGGTCAAGGCTGCGGAGGTGAGGCAGGCGGGCGAAGGAGGCTGGTGGCAGGAGGCGCAGGGCATTGTGGGAGAGGTTGAGGGCGTAGGCCCGCGGTGGGAGGTCAGACACGGCCGGCCCCGGGGACTCCAGGTAGCGTTGGATGCAGCGGAAGACTCCCGGGGCCCAGGCGGCCTCGATGCAGTTGCGGAAGCCGTAGGGGAGTGCGGGCGGAGGCAGCATCACCATCACCGTCACTGCCACTAGCACGGCCAGGGGGTGgcgggctgggaggaggaggagggggaggaagggggaggaccgggaggggcggggcctggggggagATAAGAGGGTTGGGGGCGGGGCCAGTAGGACCCGGTGGTGCCCAGTATAAAACAGCGCTGCCCAGTATAACCCAGTGACCCCTCCCAGTAGGACCCAGTGTCACCCACTATAATCCAGTGACCCTTCCCAGTAGGACCCAGTGATCTGTCCCAGTAGGACCCAGTGCCACCCAGAAAAACCCAGTGCTGCCCACTATAATCCAGTGATCCCTCCCAGTAGCTGCCCAATATAACCCGTTGTCCCCTCCCAGTAGGACCCAGTGCCACCCAGGAGAACCCAGTGATCCATCCCAGTAAGACCCGGTGATGCCCAGTATAAAACAGTGCTGCCCAATATAACCCAGTGACCTGTCCCAGTAAGACCCAGTGCCACCCACTATAATCCAGTGACTCTTCCCAGGAGGACCCAGTGATCCCTCCCAGTAAGAACCAGTGCCACCCAGTATAAAACAGTGACACCCAGTATAACCTAGTGACCCCTCCCAGTAAGACCCACTGCTGCCCAGGAAAACCCAGTAACACCCATTATAATCCAGTGATCCCTCCCAGTAGGAACCAATGCCACCCAATATAACCCagtgtcccctcccagcaggACCCAGTGCCACCCAGAAGAACCCAGTGCCACCCCATATAACCCAGGGATCCCTCCCAGTAGGATTCAGTGATCCCACACAGTAGGACACAGTGCAGCCCAGTATAATCCAGTGATCCCTCCCAGTAGGACTCTGTGCCACCCAGGAGAACCCAGTGCAACCCAGTATAACCCAGTGCCCCCTCACTACCCTTCTCTCAGCATAACCCAGTACCCCCTCCCAGTATAACCCACTGCTTCCCAGTATATCCCAGTGCCCCACCCCCAAAATAACCCAGTGCTGTGCAGTATAACCCAGTGCCACCCCACTGCCCTCCTCCCACTTTAACCCAGTGCTGCCCAGTATAATCCAGTGCCACCCCACCCTTCTCCCAGTATTACCCAGTACCCCCTCCCAGTATAACCCACTGCTTCCCAGTATATCCCAGTGCCCCACTCCCAAATAACCCAGTGCTGTGCAGTATAACCCAGTGTTacctcccctgccctcctcccactCTAACCCAGTGCTGCCCTGTATAATCCAGTGCCACCCCACCCTTCTCCCAGTATTACCTAGTACCCCCTCCCAGTATAACCCACTGCTTCCCAGTATATCCCAGTGCCCCACCCCCAAAATAACCCAGTGCTGTGCAGTATAACCCAGTGCCACCCCACTGCCCTCCTCCCAGTATAACCCAGTGCCCCCCACTACCCTTCTCCCAGCATAACCCAGTACCCTTCCCGCAGAACACCCCACTGCCCCCCAGTATAACCCAGTGCCCTACCCCCAAAATAACCCAGTGCTGTGCAGTATAACCCAGTGCCACCCCACTGTCTTCCTCCCAGTATAACCCGGTACACCCCCACCTCCCAGTATAACCCAGTGTACAACTggaaggggacagggaggtgaggatttggggacagggacaggacaggaccGCGTGGGTCCCGTTACCCCCTCACCATGCCATCCCGTCTGCTGGTTCGGTCATCCTcggctgctttctcctttttggggtggaaaaaggaagttttggTATCGCTTCATGTCAATGCTGACGTGGGCGGTGGGGGGCTCCTGTCACACAccattggggggggggggggggttgggggtggcGGTGGCACCTGTCCCCAGCATCTGCGTCAATGGCCTGATGCACCGGGTCCCCATGCCCCCAGTGTCCCCAAGTCCCCATATCCCGATCTACCCACGTCCCCCgatgtccccaatgtccccctCATGTCCCCATATCCCTATGTCCCCCCACATGTCCCCCACATGTCCCCCAACTTCCCCTCCATGTCCCAAATATCTCCcatgtcccccatgtcccccccatgtccccatctCCCTGTCTACCCAtgtccccccatgtccccagtgtccccctcATGTTCCCATATCTCTGTGTCCTCCCACACATCCCCCATATCCCCATATcctccatgtccccatgtccccatgtccctccaTGTCcctcccatgtccccatatccctatatccccccatgtcccccacgTCAGCCCACGCCCCCTCCATGTCCCAAATatccccccatgtccccatattCCTATCTACCCACatcccccccatgtccccatatccctatgtccccagtgtccccctcATGTCCCCATATCTCTGTGTCCTCCCACACATCCCCCATATCCCCATATcctccatgtccccatgtccccatgtccctccaTGTCCCTCCATGTCcctcccatgtccccatatccctATGTCCCCCCACATGTCCCCCACATGTCCGCCCACTTCCCCTCCATGTCCCAAATatccccccatgtccccatatccctATCTACCCAcgtccccccatgtccccaatgccccccatgtccccaatGCCCCTGTGTCCCCCCACGTCCCCCACATGTCCACCCACTTCCCCTCCATGTCCCAAATATCCTCCCATGTCCCCCCTTATCCCTATCTACCCATATCCGCCcatgtccccaatgtccccccatgtccccataaCCCTATGTCCCCCCACAAGTCCCCCACATGTCCACCCATGTCCCTTCCATGTCCCAAACatccccccatgtccccatatccctATCTACCCATGtctccccatgtccccaatgcccccccatgtccccaatgtccctgtgtccccccacATGTCCCCCCCTATGTCCGCCAACGTCCCCCTCCACGTCCCCATGCCCCCCACCGCTGTCGTGCCCTGTCCCACCAGGTGCTGCTCTCActtccctttccccccacccTGCACCGTGCAGCCCACTGGTTTTGGTTCCTCCTGGCGGGGGGAGGGCACTGGGTGATGGGGTGTGGGACTGGGTGCAACTGGGTTGTACTGGGAGGGgggcagcagctgaggctggGTGGTAGAAGGGGAGCGGTTGGCGAGgacaaagggaagggaagccagAATGGGGTGGGGTGGGCCCCGTGGGCCCCAGGAAACTCTCAAGGCCTCTAATGAGCCCCAGAGGCCTCTAATGAAAGCTAGAGGCCTCTAACAAACTCTAGATGCCTCTAACAAGCACCAGAGGCCTCTAATGAGTGCCAGAGGCCTCTAATGAGTGCTAGAGGTATCTAACAAGAACTAGAGACCTCTAATGAACTCCAGAGGCCTCTAACGAGCACCAGAGGCCTCTAACGAACTCTAGATACCTCTAAAAAGCACTGGAGGCCTCTAATACTCATTAGAGGCCTCTAATGAGCTCTAGAGGCCTCTAACAAGCACTAGATGCCTCTAACGAGCACCAGAGGCCTCTAAGGAACTCTAGATGCCTCCAACAAGCACCAGAGGCCTCTAATGAGTGCTAGAGGCCTCTAACAAACTCTCGATGCTTCTAATGAGTACCAGAGGCCTCTAACAAGCACTAGAGGCCTCTAACGAGCACCAGAGGCCTCTAATGACTGCTAGAGACCTCAGATGAATTCTAGGGGATTCTAATGAGCACAGTTGACTGACCTGGGcccacagaatggtttgggttggaagggacatcaaAGCTCCACTccattccaacccccctgccatggacaaggacatctcccaccagaccaggttgcccagggcccaaccaacctggccttgaacacctccagggatagggcatccacagcttctcttgttaacctgttccagtgcctcaccgccctcagagtgaagaatttcttccaaatatccgatctaaatctccccttttttagtttaaaaccccTTTTCTTGTCGGCCtttttaggtactggaaggcctctaCAAGGCCTCCTGGGaaccttcccttctccaggctgaacaaccccaaatttctcagcttttctttgcagaaaaagaatttttgagATGTCCTACCTCCCTCTGACATCAGGGAAGGCCAAGCTCCCCTTTAACTGGAGAGGCCGGGTCTGGAGCAGCTCGTGCAGAAGACGAGTTGTGGATTTCGAAGAAAATGGTTGATCTTTGGTCCTCGACGCGTTCCTAGTTACGACCAACACTGTAGACCAGTGgattttggagaaaatattcCTGAGAGAGTGGAGGCCATGATGTAGATGGAGATTCAGATGGCAGAGGCTGTGGAGatgtggtggtttcaccctgATGGGCAGCTGAGGCCCACCACGCTGCTCgctcaaaggaagaggggggagaaaatatgatggggaaaaaagactCACGtattgagataaggataatgtaattaaaggtgaaaaaatgaaaaataaaaaaaaaaaagaggttatcATGCCACTTgctcaaaggaagagggggtggggggagaaaatatgatggggGGAAAATGGCTTGCGCATTGATATAAggattatttaaataaagggaaaaaataaaagacgttaaaaaaaaagttaaaataaaagcaaaggtcATGCAAAAGCGATGAGAGAGCAaacaatttttctctgcttcccatcagcaagtGCTCTTTGGCTGTGTtttgggaagcagggcctctGCGCATCACGGGTGTTCAGGACACTTTCATAACAAgcccccatcctcctccttcccctttcatggtttttttttttgctgtgtgacatctccagagctgtgcaggaggTGGCCATCTTAGAAGAGCTGTGCCAccaagaggaggaggatttACGAGAGCATTTAAGGATGTGGCGCAGTGTCAAACGTAGAGCCCCCGACCGCTGTGAGAAGATGGCAGCATCCATCCCCACCACTGAGGTTGGCATGGCctctggagaaggggaagggggaaagtgGTGGGAGGAAGACTCCTGCCTCAACCCCTATGTGGTGCTCTCTCTATGTGAATGAACGGCTGGAGAGCAcggagctctgcctggggatggatgGAGAAGAACCTCCAGAAGAACCTTGATAAAAACGTCATAGGAACCCCAAGGAGAACCCCAAGAAGGACCTCAAGAAGAACCCCAAGGAGAACCTCGAGAAGAACCCCAAGAAGAATCTCAATAAGAACCTCATGAAGAACCCCAAGAAGAATCTCAATAAGAACCTCATGAAGAACCCCAAGAAGAACCTCGATAAGAACCTCAACAAGAACCCCAAGAAGAATCTTATGAGGAACacccccacctggagtactgggcccagttctgggccccccagtccaagagagacctggacatactggaaagag
This window harbors:
- the LOC118261206 gene encoding toll-like receptor 13; the protein is MITSFFFLFFIFSPLITLSLSQYVSLFSPSYFLPPLPLSEQRGGPQLPIRVKPPHLHSLCHLNLHLHHGLHSLRNIFSKIHWSTVLVVTRNASRTKDQPFSSKSTTRLLHELLQTRPLQLKGSLAFPDVRGRRKQPRMTEPADGMAWPRPSRSSPFLPLLLLPARHPLAVLVAVTVMVMLPPPALPYGFRNCIEAAWAPGVFRCIQRYLESPGPAVSDLPPRAYALNLSHNALRLLPPASFARLPHLRSLDLAYNRLQSLAPGAFDGLGELLALDLSYNRLATLADGVFAGLGNLSSLWLRRNPLSSVSPGALAPLVNLQCLSLRGGRLGGLGAVAEAVKGLGRLRALDLCCNNLTALGPGPPLPASLVNLQLCNNSLGGLLGASPATLRHVRTLDLSYNGISQAEAFIPLRLHNLSLLHLSGNPLDVFRLLEVSDIRPHSLDFSGLVLGEGGVDKVCWWLLGPRALWRLKLQHNRLQKLPNGTLASCPVLKELDLSYNRLRWVGCVGGLLRGEQQGELAVLTVEHNLLQRLPSCRGATELPHLYNVSFRYNRILTIGPRAFAYAPALRVLKLNINSLARLDREALRGLRNLTELRLDNNLLTDLYPGSFADLGSLRTLNLRNNRVSVLFPGVFGGLASLQTLDLGGNNLRHLASRSLLGVPILRKLYLDRNRLLEVRSEVFAPVQATLGVLDLQANNLQYITQRQRQQPPFRNLSRLYDLKMQAQQPYGLKVLPHHFFQGLVGLQSLSLSQNKLLAIPADVFQDLGQLKFLTLADSSNGMQDLPDGVFRNLGNLHTLDLENVGLHSLTLEVFGNLSRLRVLKLAKNELKTFNYSVASRLPSLRYVDLRKCPLSCTCDNTWLQSWLNNSRVQVVYPYNYTCGLHHHAYVYSFDTRVCFLDLGFYLFTGTVPVVLLLLVVPVVYHRAYWRLKYHWYLLRCWVNQQWRREEERYVYDSFVSYNSADESWVLQELVPELERDSFRLCLHHRDFQPGRSIIDNIVDAVYNSRKTVCVVSRSYLRSEWCSMEVQLASYRLLDERRDVLVLVLLEDVGDAELSAYHRMRRVLLRRTYLRWPPEPPAQPLFWARLKKALRWGEGSEEEVEKGLVAGTGRCGEGEEQA